ACTGAACCGGTCGTGGCCTGCACGAGCGCCGCCTGTTGCCGAGCGGCGTCCGCCTGCCGGTCGCGGGTGTCCGCGACCCGCTCCTGGGCGGTCAGCTCACCGACGCGCTGCTGCGCGTCGGCCCGCTGCTGTCGTAGCTCGGCGTTCGCCGCCGCCCGATTGTCGTTCGCGTCGCGGACGGCCGCGTACGAGGCGGGGCGGTAGTCGGCTTTACCGGTCACGGCTAACAGGGACATATCAGCTCCAGAGAAAGGTGGGGTGAGGGAACGGGAACCCGAGGTGACCTCAGGTGTAGACGTCGAGCTTCGCCTTGGTCTTCGCCGTGTTGAGCTCGGCCTGGTCGCGGGCGACCTCGGCCTTCGCCGTCTTCAGCTCCGAGTTGGCTTGCTGCGCTGCCTGGGCCTTGCGCTCGGTTTCGACTTTCCGCTCGTCCACCTTCTGCTGGTCCTGCTTCACCTGCCGGCTCGCCTCGTCGACTCGGGTACTGCTGCTCGTCGACCGGGCCGGGGCGTGGAGCATCCCGGATAATGCGGAGCTGGCCATGCTGGGCGCGCTAACGGACATCTGTACCTCCTCGGGGCAATCCGGCCGCGGCATCCGTGCCTGCGGTCCGAGCGTTGCACCCAAGGAGTCGGCAGCGGTGGGAGCCGAATGAGCAGTCGTCCGGAGATATTTCGTGACCCAGACCGCTTTCGCCGCGTCCCTGGGCGCGGCCGCCGCGTCCCTAAGCGGCGGCCGCCGGGAGGGCGATCGCGCGGAGGCGGTCGGCGTCGGTCTCGTCGAGGGTCTCGGCCAGTTCCAGCGCGTTGATGTCGGCCCAGACCTGCTCGGGCCGGGTGGCGCCGAACAGCACGCTCGCGACGGCCGGGTTGAGCAGCGGAAACGCCAGTGCCAGCGTGGCCGCGTCGGTGTGCAGGTCGGCCGCCAGCGCGGCCAGCGCGTCGCCCGCGGCCAGCGCGTCGGCGAACCGGGGATCGGACCGGTCGCCGGAGTGACGCCCGTCACCACCGGCGGCGTACTTGCCGGTCAGCAGCCCTCCGGCGAGCGCGTACGACGCCACGACGGCCGTGTTGGCCGCGGCCAGCGACCGGATCAGGTGGTCGTCCTCGACGACGTCCCGGCGCACGAGGCTGTACGGCAGCTGGGCCGCGGCCGGGCCGGGGAGCTTGTCCATGTCGGCGATCTGGGCCGCCTCGAGGACCTGCTCCGCGGTCCAGTTCAGGACGCCCCAGGCCCGGGCCTTGCCGGCCCGGATCAGCTCGACGATCTGCCCGACCGCGTCGGCGATCTCCAGCCCGGCCGGGGGCGCCTCGGCGTAGATCAGATCGACGTGGTCCAGCCCCATACGCTGGAGGGACGCGTCCAGCTCGGCGGCGGCCGACTGCTCGGGCCAGAACTCCCACCAGAGCTTGTTGGCGACGACGACCTCGTCGCGCTCCCAGCCGGCCGCGCGGAACAGCTCGCCGAACACGACCTCGGAGTAGCCGGTCGGGATCGGCGCGGAGCCGGTCTCGTCGTCGTACCGGGCGTCGTCGAGGAACGTGATCCCGGCGTCGCGGGCCGCCTGCATGACGGCGATGCCCTGTTCTCGGCTGATCCGCTCGAACGTCCGCCATGAGCCCAGCGCCAGCCTGCTCACGGTGAGCCCGGATGCGCCCAGCGCCCTCAACGGCATGTTCATGGTTTACGTCCTTCCCGGTCGGCGTGGGGTGTACGCGTCTCAGGCGTCTCAACTGCCAGCCTAATAGGTCGAAATAACCAACGTTCCGCCCGAAACTGACGCCTTGGTCGTTGTGCTGGGTGCAGGTGGCGACCCGGAGTCGTCGGCTGCCGCCGACCGCGACCGCCTGCCCGACGACTTCTTCCGACGCTCCGCGAGCCACGGGGACGCCCGAAGCCGGGAGTTGGGCCGGCCGACCCGGGCCGGCATCCCACCGACCGCCCGACGCGCGAGACGCGACGACGCGCAGCGCGCCGGCTCGGCAGAGGCTCGGCGCGAAGGCCGCCGCGAAGCCACCGACTGGTGCCTCGTTCCACGGGGCTTCCGCGGCGATCCATGACCGCCCGCCCCTCGCGGCGACCGGCCTACGGCTCAGGTGGACGCAGCGACGCTGGTTCGTGCGCCTCGCGGCCGTGGCGCCGGATCGGCGGTTCAGTCCGCGATGGACCGACGCGTGGTTCCGACTAGTGCTGTCCTGTGAATCGGTTGGGGCTCGGGTGGTTCGTCGGTACGAGGCCAGTGACGCCGTGGCTCCGAACGGGACGGCGCCGGCGCGTCAGTGTTCCGCCGGCTCGGCGGGTACGCCCCGCTCGGCGGCGATGTTCCGGTGCGGCTCGTTCCGAGGCAGGCACACGACGAACTTCGTGTCCCCCGGCACACTCTCGACGGTCAGGTCACCGCCGTGCCGGTTCACCACGATCCGCCAGGAGATGTCGAGCCCCAGGCCCGTCCCCTCCCCCACCGGCTTCGTCGTGAAGAACGGCTCGAAGATCCGCTCCTGGATCTCCTTCGGCACACCCGGCCCCGTGTCACACACCTCGACCTGAACCGGGCTGTCCGGATCCTCCGGCCGCCGCAGACTCGTCCGGATCGTCAGCGTGCCCTGGCCGTTCATCGCCCCGATCGCGTTGACGATCAGGTTCGTCCAGACCTGGTTCAGCTCACCGGGATACGCCGGAATCTGCGGCAACGTCCGGTCGTATTCCTTCACGACCGTGATGTCCTTCTTGTTGATCTTCCCCGACAGCATCACCAGCGTGCTGTCGATGCCCTCGTGCACGTCGATCCACTGGTGCGGCGCCCGGTCCAGCTGCGAGTACTGCTTCGCCGCGGTGACCAGCTCGGAGATCCGGCCCGAGGCCTGCGAGATCTCCATCATCAGCTGCTCGGTCTCGAGCGTGTAGCCGATCCAGTGCAGCGCCGAGTCCAGGTGCTCGCCGCCCAGCCGCGACTCGGCGTCGGAGAGCCACTCGACGTCGATACCGGCCGCGACCAGCGTCGGCGACAGGTCCCACGCGAACGGCACGTCCCGCTCCTCGAGCCAGTCCCCCAGCTCGTCCTCGCGGTCGTTGGCCTCGACCGGCGACAGGTCCTTGGCCTTGGCGCACCGCTCGACCGCGTCCTCCTGCAGGTCGACGAGCACGGCCAGGCGCTCGCGCGGAATGTCGCCCCGGGCCAGCGCGGCCAGCTTGTGCCGGGACTTCGCGACCCGCTCGCGCAGCAGCGACGCCGCCCGGGCGGTGGCCGCGGCCGGGTTGTTCAGCTCGTGGGTCAGGCCCGCGGTGAGCGAGCCGAGCGCCTGCAGCCGCTCCCGCTGCCCGACCGTCGCCTGGCTGGCCTGGTTGCCGAAGTACAGACCCTCCAGCAGGTGGACGGTCATCGGGAACCAGGTCGTCACCACGGTCGCGAAGTCCGCGGCCGGCAGCACGTAGAACTGGGACCTGGTGAGCGCGGTCAGCGTCTGCAGGTACCGCTGCGGCACGCGGTCGCCCAGGTAGGCCATGTACGAGCCGCCGTAGGAACCGGCCTGCGAGGTTCGCGAGATCTCCACCCGCGCACCGCTCACGTTCCGGCTCATCTTGATCGTCCCCGACAGCAGGACGAAGAAGCACGTCGCCGGGTCACCCTCGGCGTAGACGGTGGTGCCCGGCTCGCGCTCCTCGATCTCGCCGTGCTCGGACAACCAGGTCAGCTGCTCGGGGTTGAGGGCCTCGAACAGGAAGAGCTTCCGGAGCTCGTCAGGGCTCACCCGGTCGGCCATCGCAGTTCCCTCCGTCGCGCCTACGACAAGTGTGCTCCCTCAGGAGCTCAAGTAGCGGTGAACGAGCGTCACCGCCATCGCCCCTTCGCCGACCGCCGACGCCACCCGCTTCACCGACTGCGAGCGGACGTCACCGGCGACGAAGACTCCCGGAACACTGGTCTCCAGGGGGAACGGATCGCGGTCGGCATTCCATCCCTCCGGACGGGTGCCGTCGTCCCCCAGCAGGTCGGTGCCCGCGAGCACGAACCCGGACGAGTCCCGCGCCACCACACCGTCCATCCAGTCGGTGAGCGGAGCCGCGCCGATGAAGACGAACAGGAACCCGGCGTCGACCTGCTCGATCTCGCCGCTGTCCTCGTTCTTCAGATCCAGCCGCTGCAGCTGACCCTCGCCGACGCAGGCGCACACCGTCGTCCGGGTCTGCACGACGATGTTGTCGATGTCGGCGATCTGCTTGATCAGGTACGCGGACATCGACGCCTCGAGCGACGAGCCGCGGACGACGATCCGCACCCGGGCCGCGTGCCGGGACAGGAACACCGCGGCCTGACCGGCCGAGTTCGCCCCGCCGACGACCACGACCTCCTGGTCGGCGCAGGCCGGAGCCTCCACCGCCGCCGAGCCGTAGTACACACCGCGCCCGGTGAGGTCGTCGATACCGTCGGCGATCAGCCGCCGGTACGAGACACCGGTGGCGAGCACGACCGCGTGCGCCGCGATCTCCGAGCCGTCCTCGAACTTCACGCCCCGGGCCGAGCCCTTGACGGTCAGCTCGCAGACCCGGCGCGTGGTCAGGATCTCCGCGCCGAACTTGATCGCCTGCCGCCGGGCCCGCTCGGTCAGCTGCGCGCCGCTGACCCCGTCGGGGAACCCGAGGTAGTTCTCGATCCGCGAGCTGGTTCCGGCCTGCCCGCCGGTCGCCTGCTGCTCGACCAGCACCGTCCTTAAGCCTTCGGACGCCGCGTAGACCGCGGCCCCCAGCCCGGCCGGGCCGCCACCGACGATGATGACGTCGTAGAACTTCTCCGCCGGGTTCGTGGCCAGCCCGACCCGCGACGCCAGCTCGGTCGTCGACGGATTGCGCAGCACCTCGCCCTCGGGCGTCACGACCAGCGGGATCACGTCGGGCTGCTCGGGGTCGGCGTCGGCCGACTCCAGCAGGCGACGGCCCTCGGCGGTGTCGGCCAGGTACCAGCGGTACGGGACCTGGTTGCGGGCCAGGAAGTCGCGCAGCTCGAACGACGCGGGCGAGAACTGGTGCCCGACGACCTTGATCTCGTCGACCGGCGAGTCGCCGGCCGCCTGCCAGGTCGCGATCAGCGCGTCGACGACCGGGTAGAGCTTCTCCTCCGGCGGGTCCCACGGCTTGAGCAGATAGTGGTCGACGTCCACCACGTTGATCGCCTGGATCGCGGCGTCCGTGTCGGCGTACGCGGTCAGCAGCGCCCGGCGGGCGCGCGGGAACAGGTCCATCGCGGCCTCGAGGAACTCGATGCCGTTCATCTGCGGCATCCGGTAGTCGGCGAGGATCGCCGCCACCCGGTCGCCGCGGAGCTTGATCTCCTTGAGAGCATCCAGCGCCTGCGGACCGGAGTCGGCCCGCATCACCCGGTAGTCCTCGCCGTACCGACGCCGCAGGTCGCGCGCTACCGCGCGCGACACCGACGGATCGTCGTCGACGGTGAGCAGGACCGGCTTACCCATCAGCCCTCCCGGACACGCGGGGCGCCGATGCGCCCCGACCGGTAGCTAGTCTGCCTTGCCGACGTTGCGGTGGCATCAGCCTGGCCAGCCAGTCTGTGAGAGCACCAGCTCGTGGACCTGAGCGAACAGCGCGTTCGCCTGGCCCCGGGCGTCGGGGATGATCGCCTCCGGCTCGCTCAGGTCGGCCTCGGTCCGCCAGACGAACGGATGCGCGGTCTCGTCCGGCCGGCCCGAGTGGGCCAGCGCCACGTACTGATGGTCGACGTGAACGTGGTCCTCGCCGGTGTGCGCGTCCGGGCCGACCGGGATCTCGACGGTCCACCAGGGCGGCGACACGGCCCGGTAGGGGTAGCCGTCGGGCAGGCGCGGGTGCGGGGGCGGCAGCAGCGTCGCGGTGAGCCCGGTCTCCTCGGTGACCTCGCGGAGCGCCCCCTCGGCGGCGGTCTCGTCCGGCTCGATGTGACCGCCCGGCGGGATCCAGACGCCGAGCCGGGGATGGAACACCAGCCCGAGGCAGTACCGCCCCTCGACCAGCCCGAACACGAAGACGGTGGCGGTCGGCTCCTTGATCACGCCGCGAACGGTACCGCGTCTAGCGGGGGTGCCCGGCGCGCAGCCAGGCCACGTAGTCCGCGACCGCGGCGGGCAGGTCGAACGCGGGCCGGAACCCGGTGTCGGCCCGCAGCCGGGTCGGGTCGAGGTACGGGTCGCCGGGCACCGCGCGCTCGCTCCGGCCCGGGCTCAGCGCGACCTCGGCTCCGGGCACGGCCGACCGCAGGGCGTCCGCGAACCGCGCGTTGGTGACCGCGGCTCCGCCGCCGATGTTGTAGACCGCGTGCGGAAGGCGCTCCGCCGTCGCTACCGCCGCGATCGCCCGTCCGCAGTCCGGCGCGTAGATCAGGTCGACCGCGTCGTCCGCCTGAACGACCGGTGGATCCATCCCGCGGACAGCCGCGTGGACGAGGGCCGGGGCCGCGATGAACGGCGAGGCCGGTCGGCCTCCCGGCCCCCAGGCCGCGCCGATCCGGACGTGCACCACCTCGGTGGCGCCGGCCGCCGCGACCGGCAGCAGCACCTCCACGGCTTTCTTGGACGCCGGAATGCCCCCCGCCGACGCGACGGGCAACGGCGAATCCTCGCGCCAGACCGGGCCGGGAACGCCGCCGTAGACCCCGATCGTGCTCGCGACCGTG
The Cryptosporangium phraense DNA segment above includes these coding regions:
- a CDS encoding aldo/keto reductase — translated: MNMPLRALGASGLTVSRLALGSWRTFERISREQGIAVMQAARDAGITFLDDARYDDETGSAPIPTGYSEVVFGELFRAAGWERDEVVVANKLWWEFWPEQSAAAELDASLQRMGLDHVDLIYAEAPPAGLEIADAVGQIVELIRAGKARAWGVLNWTAEQVLEAAQIADMDKLPGPAAAQLPYSLVRRDVVEDDHLIRSLAAANTAVVASYALAGGLLTGKYAAGGDGRHSGDRSDPRFADALAAGDALAALAADLHTDAATLALAFPLLNPAVASVLFGATRPEQVWADINALELAETLDETDADRLRAIALPAAAA
- a CDS encoding ATP-binding protein gives rise to the protein MADRVSPDELRKLFLFEALNPEQLTWLSEHGEIEEREPGTTVYAEGDPATCFFVLLSGTIKMSRNVSGARVEISRTSQAGSYGGSYMAYLGDRVPQRYLQTLTALTRSQFYVLPAADFATVVTTWFPMTVHLLEGLYFGNQASQATVGQRERLQALGSLTAGLTHELNNPAAATARAASLLRERVAKSRHKLAALARGDIPRERLAVLVDLQEDAVERCAKAKDLSPVEANDREDELGDWLEERDVPFAWDLSPTLVAAGIDVEWLSDAESRLGGEHLDSALHWIGYTLETEQLMMEISQASGRISELVTAAKQYSQLDRAPHQWIDVHEGIDSTLVMLSGKINKKDITVVKEYDRTLPQIPAYPGELNQVWTNLIVNAIGAMNGQGTLTIRTSLRRPEDPDSPVQVEVCDTGPGVPKEIQERIFEPFFTTKPVGEGTGLGLDISWRIVVNRHGGDLTVESVPGDTKFVVCLPRNEPHRNIAAERGVPAEPAEH
- a CDS encoding NAD-dependent epimerase/dehydratase family protein, giving the protein MILVTGGLGFLGTHTARALLDLGEECLAVGRSAPAGRTGRLVVEPLDCTDLGALLALGGRYPVTGIVHLAGVRPGSVPVVDELRANVTAGLNVVAAAVAWGVPRVTVASTIGVYGGVPGPVWREDSPLPVASAGGIPASKKAVEVLLPVAAAGATEVVHVRIGAAWGPGGRPASPFIAAPALVHAAVRGMDPPVVQADDAVDLIYAPDCGRAIAAVATAERLPHAVYNIGGGAAVTNARFADALRSAVPGAEVALSPGRSERAVPGDPYLDPTRLRADTGFRPAFDLPAAVADYVAWLRAGHPR
- a CDS encoding FAD-dependent oxidoreductase, with the protein product MGKPVLLTVDDDPSVSRAVARDLRRRYGEDYRVMRADSGPQALDALKEIKLRGDRVAAILADYRMPQMNGIEFLEAAMDLFPRARRALLTAYADTDAAIQAINVVDVDHYLLKPWDPPEEKLYPVVDALIATWQAAGDSPVDEIKVVGHQFSPASFELRDFLARNQVPYRWYLADTAEGRRLLESADADPEQPDVIPLVVTPEGEVLRNPSTTELASRVGLATNPAEKFYDVIIVGGGPAGLGAAVYAASEGLRTVLVEQQATGGQAGTSSRIENYLGFPDGVSGAQLTERARRQAIKFGAEILTTRRVCELTVKGSARGVKFEDGSEIAAHAVVLATGVSYRRLIADGIDDLTGRGVYYGSAAVEAPACADQEVVVVGGANSAGQAAVFLSRHAARVRIVVRGSSLEASMSAYLIKQIADIDNIVVQTRTTVCACVGEGQLQRLDLKNEDSGEIEQVDAGFLFVFIGAAPLTDWMDGVVARDSSGFVLAGTDLLGDDGTRPEGWNADRDPFPLETSVPGVFVAGDVRSQSVKRVASAVGEGAMAVTLVHRYLSS
- a CDS encoding NUDIX domain-containing protein — translated: MIKEPTATVFVFGLVEGRYCLGLVFHPRLGVWIPPGGHIEPDETAAEGALREVTEETGLTATLLPPPHPRLPDGYPYRAVSPPWWTVEIPVGPDAHTGEDHVHVDHQYVALAHSGRPDETAHPFVWRTEADLSEPEAIIPDARGQANALFAQVHELVLSQTGWPG